Below is a genomic region from Vitis riparia cultivar Riparia Gloire de Montpellier isolate 1030 chromosome 5, EGFV_Vit.rip_1.0, whole genome shotgun sequence.
TATACTCTATACACTCTTCTCAAAGGTTGGAAGAAAAATGAGGCCTCTGGAAACATCTCCAACCTTCTCGGTCATATGGGATCTACAGGGAAGGCATAGGGGTTCCGTACACGTGCAGTCACGTTGCCACACCAACCTCACATCCTTTACACGTACATACATAGGCTTTAGGCATGTAGAAAATTCTCTTCCCCTTTCAAGTTAGATCTGCCTCTGTTCTTGTCTCACCAACGCTTGTCATCCATGGATGTCCTGAAAAATCACCCCATTTACAACGCTTAGAATATAGAGGTTACGCCGGTAAGAAAAATCCATAAGCACAGCGTCGCTTTCAAGTTAAAATACCTCCTTtatatcccaaaaaaaaaaaaaaaaaatcctatcaAACCCGCTAAGTATAATAACGGCTAAACCGACTTctatttttagagatttttaacATAATTCGTTCAAATTCCAGATTCTcgaattaaaaaatgtaaataaataaaacaaccattggttggttgctgagaaaacagGGAAGAAAGTTGTGAATACTgcagttttatgttttttttctttctagaagaaaatttaaataactcACCCAAACCGACCTCTCGCACTGCTAATTTCAATCTCTCAATTTTGGATTTTATCtctagtttaaaattttgaattagttTCAATTTCCACACCTTTTCTCAGAGACCGAACATTCACAACCaggaattttaattaaatgagaATCTCAAGAAAATAGGGGACGAAATTGGTCATAATTAAAATctgaaaataacaaaatccaTCACCACAAGGAAGCTTACTTAGAACTTGTTCTGCCGTGAAACGCCTTGAAACGTCCTTACAGATCATCCTCCTCAAGAGATCCTTTGCTGCCGTTGATACCGAGTGAAAAATTCTCGCCGGGAACCGGAGATTCGCGCGAAGCACCGCCTCGAAAATCTCCATCGAAGACTCGCCGTAAAAAGGAGGGATACCGGCCAGCATTATGTACAAAATCACCCCCGCACTCCAAACATCAACCTTCTCACTGTACTCCCTTCCGGCGATTACCTCCGGCGCCACATAGTACGGCGTCCCGACGATTCCGCTCATCAACTCGCCCTCCCTAAAGCACTCGGCCGAGCCAAAATCCCCAAGTTTCAAACGATTCCACTCATCAAAAAAGATATTATCCGGCTTAATGTCCCGGTGAGCCACGCCTCGTCGGTGACAGTGAGCCACCGCTTCCATCAGCGGCTTCATCACAGCGGCCGCCTCTGCCTCGGAAAAGACTCGGTCGGCAATACGATCGAAGAGATCGGAGGAGCTACAGAGCTCGAGAATGATGTCGAGGTGAGTGTCATCTTCGTAGACGTCGAAGATCTGAACAACGTTAGAGTGACCGGAGACAAGTTGCATAATCTTAGCCTCCCCCTCGATGCATTGGCGGTCGATGGAGTCGTCGGCAAGGATGATTTTATCGATGGATTTGCAAGCGAAGGAGTCGCCGGACTCCACCGAGATGCACCGGAAAACAGTTCCGAATCGCCCCCGGCCGATCTCTTCGCACACCTGGTAGTCTCTCCTCAATGCTTCGCTCATTACTCTCTTGTTTTCCCTTGTTCCTTGTCTGGTGTATTGTTTTTAATCATCAAACGAAAGCTATGGGTTCTATTTAGAGCCCAATGTTGAGTGGAATATTCGGTTTATTGAGTTAACCAATGGTATGTTGACACCCGTTTCCCAAGTTACCAGTTTACCCTCCATCTCTTGGCTTTCTTGCCTTCGAAGCTATTGTTGGTCATTAAATTCCCGTACGAAAAATGATTGTCAGTACCAACGTAGCATTACACTTGGTAATTTGCCTTAATTTGCACACTTATTACCCGAATTGCCACTGCTTTGCTTCAAATCTcgattaaaagtatttaaaaaaggCCATCAATAAGATGTTATTACGAACTACCACATTAAacaattagtaaaataaaaaattaaacagaagaatatttacttttattttattgtttctagAATATATTATTATACTAGCCTCAAGAAACATGCATGCCAAGTGCCTACAAACTATTTCGAGAccaaattatttgaattgaagGTGACATGTAGGTCCATGTCTGCGGGGATaagtttttgggtttttttttttaattatttaaaaaataaattaaaaatacagaATAATCCTTCCTTCttcgaaaataaaataattatcctTTTTATGCAATTATGTTACAGTGTTACTGCCTACCGTGTGCTCCAAAAGCCAACTTCAAATACATGCTCCTACCAGGTGGGCCTCGCGATTCACAACCTCGCGATTCACAAATCAACCCAACATCATGCCCTATTGGTCCAGTGGAGTTGGTGCGGTGCATTCACGtcggatttttctcaatagtacggtaaattaaaaaagttatgcttaaattactgtagtagaaaaagttattacaaatatacggtagtttttgccacataggagagaggatttgccacttaggagagaggagagaggagagagggtgaacggataatttttttttaaaaccaaaatatcttttcaaatttcaaaagtcaaaaggaaaatcgtctcttcaaaagacgagttctatgaaaaaaaaatttagtatttaaaaaaattcctcatttacaagggaactcgtctcttgaagagacgagttccatgaaaaaaatatatattttttttaaaaaattcccaaattattatttaaaaaaaaaaaaaaaaacaattcctcaagggaatcccttcaagagacgagaaaataaaaatattttaaaaaaaaaattctcaaattaaaaaaaaaaaaaaaattgaactcgtctcttcaagagacgagttccataaatatatatatttaaaaaaattcccaaaatattatttaaaaaaaaattaaatatttttattttaaaaaatacacaaattaaaaaaaaaaaaaaaaaaaaaaaaaaaaaaaaaaaacaattcctcaagggaactcgtctcttcaagagacgagttcccatgggaaaaaaaaaattataaaaaattcccaaattaaaaaaaaaaaaaaaaaaaaacaattccagttcccatgggaaaaaaaaattttaaatatttttttaaaaaaaaacctaaattaaaaaaataaataaataaataaaaacaaacaaacaattcctcaagggaactcgtctcttcaagagacgagttcccatgggagaaaaaatattttttttaaaaaaaaaaatatttaaaaaaaaaaaaatttaaaaaagttcccaaattaaaaaaaaaaaaaaaaatcctcaagggaagagacgagttccatgaaaaataaaaaatatatttttttaaaaaaaaaattcccaaattattatttaaaaaaaaaaacaattcctcaagggagaGACGagttcatatatattttttaaaaaagttcccaaattaaaaaaaaaaaaaaaaacaattcctcaagggaactcgtcttcaaaagacgagttcccatggaaaaatatatatatatatatatatatatatatatatatattttttaaaaaagtgcccaatatatatatatttttaaaaaattcctaaattattatttaaaaaaaaaacaattcctcaaagaaactcgtctcttccataaaaaaatatatttatttttttaaaaaatcccaaattataaaaaaaaatatattaaaaaaaaaattcctcagtgtaactcgtctcttgaagagacgagttcccataaaaaaataaaaaaaaaattcctcaagggaactcgtctcttcaagagacgaggtcccatgaaaaatatatatatatatatatatatatattttttttttttaaattcccaaattataaaaaaaaaattcccaaattaaaaaaaaaaatcgtcaagggaactcgtctcttcacatgaaaaaaaattaatatatttttttaaaaaaatctcaaatataaaaaaattccaaaagggaaatcgtctcttaagagacgagttcccttgaggaatttttttttatgggaactcgtgtcttaaag
It encodes:
- the LOC117915446 gene encoding phosphoenolpyruvate carboxylase kinase 1-like, with amino-acid sequence MSEALRRDYQVCEEIGRGRFGTVFRCISVESGDSFACKSIDKIILADDSIDRQCIEGEAKIMQLVSGHSNVVQIFDVYEDDTHLDIILELCSSSDLFDRIADRVFSEAEAAAVMKPLMEAVAHCHRRGVAHRDIKPDNIFFDEWNRLKLGDFGSAECFREGELMSGIVGTPYYVAPEVIAGREYSEKVDVWSAGVILYIMLAGIPPFYGESSMEIFEAVLRANLRFPARIFHSVSTAAKDLLRRMICKDVSRRFTAEQVLRHPWMTSVGETRTEADLT